One region of Jatrophihabitans cynanchi genomic DNA includes:
- a CDS encoding sigma-70 family RNA polymerase sigma factor — protein sequence MDGSDEITQAFEAHRAHLRAVAYRMLGSLSEAEDAVQETWLRLARSDTSEVGNLGGWLTTVVARVCLDLLRARTRRREDPLEVHLPDPIVTAPGAGDPQDQALLADSVGLALLVVLDTLSPNERLAFVLHDVFAVPFEQIAAVLGKSPAAAKQLASRARRRLRGAPSASDGVAVDPRRRQEIIDAFLAASRDGDFDALVAVLDPDVVLRAEAGSGPFAPSRVLRGAPAVAGQALQYASLARFARRVDVNGAPGFLVAPDGRPIALLSLSIGPDSITAIDVLADPDRLARLDLPVEGHDAVSDSPSSP from the coding sequence GTGGACGGTTCGGACGAGATCACCCAGGCATTCGAGGCGCATCGCGCGCATCTGCGCGCGGTCGCGTACCGGATGCTCGGCTCGCTGAGCGAAGCCGAGGACGCGGTCCAGGAGACCTGGCTGCGGCTGGCCCGCTCGGACACCAGCGAGGTGGGCAACCTGGGCGGCTGGCTGACCACCGTCGTGGCGCGGGTCTGCCTTGACCTGCTGCGCGCCAGGACGCGCCGGCGCGAGGACCCGCTGGAGGTGCACCTGCCCGACCCGATCGTGACCGCGCCCGGCGCCGGCGACCCGCAGGATCAGGCGTTGCTCGCCGACTCGGTGGGGCTGGCGTTGCTCGTCGTCCTCGACACGCTCTCGCCGAACGAGCGGCTCGCGTTCGTGCTGCACGACGTGTTCGCGGTTCCGTTCGAGCAGATCGCGGCGGTGCTCGGCAAATCGCCGGCCGCCGCGAAGCAACTCGCCAGCCGCGCGCGGCGCAGGCTTCGGGGCGCCCCCTCCGCGTCCGATGGGGTAGCGGTCGATCCGCGCCGCCGCCAGGAGATCATCGACGCGTTCCTGGCCGCCTCCCGCGACGGGGACTTCGATGCTCTGGTTGCCGTGCTCGACCCGGACGTCGTGCTGCGCGCGGAGGCCGGCTCGGGGCCGTTCGCCCCGTCGCGCGTCCTCCGCGGCGCACCCGCTGTCGCCGGCCAGGCGCTGCAGTACGCGAGCCTGGCCCGGTTCGCCCGCCGGGTCGACGTCAACGGCGCCCCCGGCTTCCTGGTTGCCCCGGATGGTCGTCCGATCGCGCTGCTCAGCCTGAGCATCGGACCGGACTCGATCACCGCGATCGATGTCCTCGCCGACCCCGACCGCCTCGCCCGGCTGGACCTCCCGGTCGAAGGTCACGACGCCGTCTCGGACTCCCCCAGCAGCCCGTAA
- the cimA gene encoding citramalate synthase encodes MQSDEFHVFDTTLRDGAQREGITYSVADKLAVARLLDQFGVGFIEGGWPGALPKDTEFFARAADGELKLQHATLVAFGSTRKAGVKVEDDRQVRALLDARTQVICLVAKSSVWHVSDALHTTLEENLAMVHDTVAFLRAEGRRVFVDCEHFFDGYKLDRDYGVRLLDTAAAAGADVGVLCDTNGGMLPMGVHDVVSDVSRRAGIRLGIHTQDDTGCAVANTLAAVDAGATHVQGTANGYGERAGNANLFSVVGGLVTKMGRDVLPDGCLPEMQRVAHAIAEIANLAPDTHAPYVGAAAFAHKAGLHASAIKVAPLMYNHLDPAVVGNDQRILVTEMAGRASVELKSAELGVDVTSRPDVVSKVVARVKDREAAGWSYEAADASFELLLRDELGERTDLFAVESYRVIVDRREDGAMVSEATVKVVAGGERVISTEEGNGPVNALDRALRKALSKVYPRLAQLELTDYKVRIMPGKAGTDAVTRVLIETSDHTREWTTVGVHGNVIEASWLALHDAVRYGLLGESETAS; translated from the coding sequence ATGCAGAGCGACGAGTTCCACGTCTTCGACACCACGCTGCGCGACGGCGCCCAGCGTGAAGGCATCACCTACTCGGTGGCCGACAAGCTCGCCGTCGCGCGACTGCTCGACCAGTTCGGTGTCGGCTTCATCGAAGGTGGCTGGCCCGGCGCACTGCCCAAGGACACCGAGTTCTTCGCCCGCGCCGCCGACGGCGAGCTCAAGCTGCAGCACGCGACCCTGGTCGCGTTCGGATCCACCCGCAAGGCCGGCGTGAAGGTCGAGGACGACCGGCAGGTGCGCGCGCTGCTGGACGCCCGCACCCAGGTCATCTGCCTCGTCGCCAAGTCCTCCGTCTGGCACGTGAGCGACGCGCTGCACACCACGCTCGAGGAGAACCTGGCGATGGTGCACGACACGGTCGCGTTCCTGCGCGCCGAGGGACGGCGTGTCTTCGTCGACTGCGAGCACTTCTTCGACGGCTACAAACTCGATCGTGACTACGGCGTACGGCTGCTGGACACCGCGGCCGCGGCCGGCGCCGACGTCGGCGTGCTGTGCGACACCAACGGCGGGATGCTGCCGATGGGCGTGCACGACGTCGTGTCGGACGTGAGCCGTCGCGCCGGAATCCGGCTCGGCATCCACACCCAGGACGACACGGGTTGCGCGGTCGCCAACACGCTGGCGGCCGTGGACGCCGGCGCGACCCATGTGCAGGGCACCGCGAACGGCTACGGCGAACGCGCAGGCAACGCGAACCTCTTCTCGGTCGTCGGCGGGCTGGTCACCAAGATGGGACGCGACGTGCTGCCGGACGGTTGCCTGCCCGAGATGCAGCGGGTCGCGCACGCGATCGCCGAGATCGCCAACCTGGCGCCGGACACGCACGCCCCGTACGTCGGCGCTGCGGCGTTCGCGCACAAGGCCGGGCTGCATGCGTCCGCCATCAAGGTCGCGCCACTGATGTACAACCACCTCGATCCGGCGGTGGTCGGCAACGACCAGCGCATCCTGGTCACCGAGATGGCCGGCCGCGCCTCGGTCGAGCTGAAGTCCGCCGAACTCGGTGTCGACGTGACGTCGAGACCGGATGTCGTCAGCAAGGTCGTCGCGCGCGTCAAGGACCGCGAGGCGGCGGGTTGGTCGTACGAAGCGGCCGATGCGTCCTTCGAACTGCTGCTGCGCGATGAGCTGGGCGAGCGGACCGACCTGTTTGCCGTCGAGTCCTACCGGGTGATCGTCGACCGGCGCGAGGACGGCGCGATGGTCAGCGAGGCCACCGTGAAGGTCGTCGCCGGCGGCGAGCGGGTGATCTCGACCGAAGAGGGCAACGGGCCGGTGAACGCGCTGGACCGCGCGCTGCGCAAGGCGCTCAGCAAGGTGTACCCGCGCCTCGCGCAGCTGGAGCTGACCGACTACAAGGTGCGCATCATGCCCGGCAAGGCCGGCACCGACGCGGTGACCCGGGTGCTCATCGAGACGTCCGACCACACCCGCGAATGGACCACGGTGGGCGTGCACGGCAACGTGATCGAGGCGTCCTGGCTGGCGCTGCACGACGCCGTGCGTTACGGGCTGCTGGGGGAGTCCGAGACGGCGTCGTGA
- a CDS encoding ABC transporter ATP-binding protein: MLELDGLVRHFDDTIALDRLSFTVPRGQVFGFLGPNGAGKSTAMRAVMRLTALDAGQVRWDGATYDLDTCRGFGYMPEERGLYPTMRVAEHLQYLARLHGLTTAAARQRAAEWLARLGLSERAQDKVEALSLGNQQRVQLAAALVHEPQLLVLDEPFSGLDPVGVDELAGVLRERARAGAAVLFSSHQLDLVEQLCESVAIVHRGRCVASGTVRELGRTGARRVEVEVTGDPDARWAAALHGVRVLGTEHGRARLVLGDGVDPQQVLAAAIAAGPVEHFAVCSRRLSEVFREAVGRPLEDVQGGVPR, from the coding sequence TTGCTCGAACTCGACGGGCTGGTACGCCACTTCGACGACACGATCGCCCTCGACCGGTTGAGCTTCACCGTCCCGCGCGGGCAGGTCTTCGGCTTCCTCGGGCCCAACGGCGCGGGCAAGTCCACCGCGATGCGCGCCGTCATGCGCCTCACCGCGCTCGACGCCGGGCAGGTGCGCTGGGACGGCGCGACCTACGACCTCGATACCTGCCGCGGCTTCGGGTACATGCCCGAGGAGCGCGGCCTGTACCCGACCATGCGGGTGGCCGAGCACCTGCAGTACCTGGCGCGCCTGCACGGACTGACCACCGCCGCTGCCCGGCAGCGCGCCGCCGAGTGGCTGGCCCGGCTCGGCCTGTCCGAGCGCGCGCAGGACAAGGTCGAGGCGCTCTCGCTCGGCAACCAGCAGCGGGTGCAGCTGGCGGCGGCCCTGGTGCACGAACCACAACTGCTGGTGCTGGACGAGCCGTTCTCCGGGCTGGACCCGGTCGGCGTCGACGAGCTCGCCGGCGTGCTGCGCGAGCGTGCGCGCGCCGGTGCCGCGGTGCTGTTCTCCAGCCACCAGCTCGACCTGGTCGAGCAGCTGTGCGAGAGCGTGGCGATCGTGCACCGGGGGCGCTGCGTCGCGTCCGGCACCGTGCGTGAACTTGGCCGCACCGGCGCGCGGCGGGTCGAGGTCGAGGTCACCGGTGACCCCGACGCACGCTGGGCGGCGGCGCTGCACGGCGTCCGGGTACTCGGCACCGAGCACGGGCGCGCCCGCCTGGTACTCGGCGACGGCGTCGACCCGCAGCAGGTGCTCGCCGCGGCGATCGCCGCGGGACCGGTCGAGCATTTCGCCGTCTGCAGCCGCCGGCTGTCCGAGGTGTTCCGCGAGGCGGTCGGGCGGCCGCTCGAGGACGTGCAGGGCGGGGTGCCCCGATGA
- a CDS encoding ABC transporter permease: MIERRSVLLVADRELRQQLASKAMWLSLAIGVVAICLLVVLPKTLAGGPPTYRVAVTGQPDPAVRASIAAAAATAGARVEVFAVPDRAAAETSLRSGDGDRHADIAVLQQGAGAVLVDRAFAAGSTQRKPRVVAAIAHDLAVLNAVRQSGLTAEQATAAVNPAPLAVDHLRPAPGSDAGRLTAFAGSALFFLLVMRHGFALLTGVAQEKSTRVVELLLSTIRPVDLLAGKVLAAVGLVLVEAALLTATALISARAVGSEILHGGGAGLIVTEGVWVVLGLVLYAALFAAAGAMAVRTEEAQSVGMPLQIPLFLGYFASVSALGADKANTAVTVLAYVPFTAPMNMPMLSATGGAGAAAVAVSMVLTAVTAVAATWLAAAIFRRSILHTGQRMRLGALLREHRSRAAAA; this comes from the coding sequence ATGATCGAGCGCCGTTCCGTGCTGCTGGTTGCCGATCGTGAGCTGCGCCAGCAGCTCGCCAGCAAGGCGATGTGGCTCTCGCTGGCGATCGGCGTGGTCGCGATCTGCCTGCTGGTCGTGCTGCCCAAGACCCTTGCCGGCGGCCCGCCGACGTACCGGGTGGCCGTGACGGGCCAGCCCGACCCGGCGGTCCGCGCGAGCATCGCCGCCGCCGCGGCCACTGCGGGCGCGCGGGTCGAGGTCTTCGCGGTGCCCGACCGGGCTGCGGCCGAGACGTCGCTGCGGTCCGGCGACGGCGATCGGCACGCGGATATCGCCGTCCTGCAGCAGGGCGCCGGCGCCGTTCTCGTCGATCGCGCCTTCGCGGCCGGCTCCACGCAGCGCAAGCCGCGCGTGGTAGCGGCGATCGCGCACGATCTCGCGGTGCTGAACGCGGTGCGGCAGAGCGGGCTGACCGCCGAGCAGGCCACGGCGGCGGTCAACCCGGCCCCGCTCGCGGTCGATCACCTGCGCCCGGCCCCGGGCAGCGACGCCGGCCGGCTGACCGCGTTCGCCGGGTCGGCGCTGTTCTTCCTGCTGGTGATGCGGCACGGCTTCGCGCTGCTGACCGGTGTCGCCCAGGAGAAGTCGACGCGCGTGGTCGAGCTGCTGCTCTCGACGATCCGGCCGGTCGACCTGCTGGCCGGCAAGGTGCTCGCCGCCGTGGGGCTGGTCCTCGTCGAGGCTGCCTTGCTCACGGCCACCGCGCTGATCAGCGCGCGGGCCGTCGGGTCGGAGATCCTGCACGGCGGCGGCGCCGGGCTGATCGTCACCGAGGGGGTCTGGGTGGTGCTCGGCCTGGTGCTGTACGCCGCTCTGTTCGCCGCGGCGGGCGCGATGGCGGTGCGCACCGAGGAGGCGCAGTCGGTCGGCATGCCGTTGCAGATCCCGTTGTTCCTCGGCTACTTCGCGTCCGTCTCGGCCCTGGGGGCAGACAAGGCGAACACCGCGGTCACCGTGCTCGCCTACGTCCCGTTCACCGCGCCGATGAACATGCCGATGCTCTCGGCCACCGGCGGCGCCGGCGCCGCGGCCGTCGCGGTGTCGATGGTGCTCACCGCGGTCACCGCGGTCGCGGCCACCTGGCTGGCCGCGGCGATCTTCCGCCGCTCCATCTTGCACACCGGGCAGCGGATGCGGCTCGGCGCCCTGCTGCGCGAGCACCGCTCTCGCGCCGCCGCGGCCTGA
- a CDS encoding 3-isopropylmalate dehydrogenase, whose amino-acid sequence MKLAVIPGDGIGIEVIEQALRVLDAVVPGVEKTHYDLGAARWHRTGETLPDSVIDELRGQDAILLGAVGDPSVPSGVLERGLLLRLRFELDHHVNLRPAKLYPGVATPLAGEPPIDFVVVREGTEGPYAGNGGTLRKGTPHEIATEVSVNTAFGVERVVRDAFGRAQARPRKHLTLVHKTNVLTNAGDLWFRTVQAVKDEFPDVEVAYNHVDAATIYLVTDPGRYDVIVTDNLFGDILTDLAAAIAGGIGLAASGNLDVSRTNPSMFEPVHGSAPDIAGQGKADPTAAVLSVAMLLEHVGESEAARNVEAAVAADLAARDPKAPGSTAEIGERLAKAAAE is encoded by the coding sequence ATGAAGCTGGCAGTCATCCCCGGCGACGGGATCGGTATCGAGGTCATCGAGCAGGCGTTGCGCGTGCTCGACGCGGTCGTTCCCGGCGTCGAGAAGACGCACTACGACCTGGGCGCGGCACGCTGGCATCGCACCGGTGAGACGCTCCCGGATTCGGTGATCGACGAGCTGCGCGGGCAGGACGCGATCCTGCTCGGCGCGGTCGGCGATCCGTCCGTGCCGTCCGGCGTGCTCGAGCGCGGCCTGCTGCTGCGGCTGCGCTTCGAGCTGGACCACCACGTGAACCTGCGCCCCGCCAAGCTCTACCCCGGCGTCGCGACGCCGCTCGCCGGTGAGCCGCCGATCGACTTCGTCGTGGTGCGCGAAGGAACGGAAGGGCCGTACGCGGGCAACGGCGGAACGCTGCGCAAGGGCACGCCGCACGAGATCGCGACCGAGGTCAGCGTCAACACCGCCTTCGGAGTGGAGCGGGTGGTGCGCGATGCGTTCGGCCGCGCCCAGGCCCGGCCGCGCAAGCACCTCACCCTGGTGCACAAGACCAACGTGCTCACCAACGCGGGCGATCTGTGGTTCCGCACCGTCCAGGCGGTCAAGGACGAGTTCCCGGACGTCGAGGTCGCGTACAACCACGTGGACGCCGCGACGATCTACCTCGTCACCGACCCCGGCCGGTACGACGTGATCGTCACCGACAACCTGTTCGGCGACATCCTCACCGACCTGGCCGCTGCGATCGCCGGCGGGATCGGCCTCGCGGCCAGCGGCAACCTGGACGTCAGCCGGACCAACCCGTCGATGTTCGAGCCGGTGCACGGCTCGGCACCCGACATCGCCGGGCAGGGCAAGGCCGATCCGACGGCCGCGGTGCTGTCGGTGGCGATGCTGCTCGAGCACGTCGGCGAGAGCGAGGCGGCCCGCAACGTCGAGGCAGCGGTGGCCGCCGACCTCGCCGCGCGCGACCCGAAGGCACCCGGCTCGACCGCCGAGATCGGCGAGCGCCTGGCCAAGGCCGCCGCCGAGTAA
- a CDS encoding MFS transporter produces MTDQPTPAETVRRRGGLWHHLDFRRLWIGETVSQFGSAISQLALPLVAILVLHASTFEVGLIATFEMLAFLVVGLPAGAWVDRMRFRRVLILNDVVRFAALGSIPLFRLFGILTIGQLYVVALVVSVSTVFFDVAYQSYLPELVDRDALVEGNAKLQASESVSQVAAPAVGGVLIQALTAPYAVLLDAISFLWSASWVTAIKARVPKPERKPDRHLGREIAEGLRFVTGNRMLRSIAMCTGSGNFFNSMIGAVIFVLLARDLHLSAGVIGLLTSLSAIGGLVGSLIAARFARWVGQGPAIWIAALAFAPGAFAAPFLHRNWTLALFAAGSLLTWIANVVYNITQVSFRQALCPPELLGRMNASMRFLVWGTMPFGAFLGGILGSSIGVRDTLLIGAIGGCFAFVPVLLSPLRTMHELPKYVSDAETADPLVESGA; encoded by the coding sequence GTGACCGACCAGCCCACGCCCGCCGAGACGGTCCGCCGCCGCGGCGGGCTGTGGCACCACCTGGACTTCCGGCGGTTGTGGATCGGCGAGACCGTCAGCCAGTTCGGGTCGGCGATCTCGCAACTGGCCCTGCCCCTGGTGGCGATCCTCGTACTGCACGCCTCGACCTTCGAGGTCGGTCTCATCGCGACGTTCGAGATGCTGGCCTTCCTCGTCGTCGGGCTTCCCGCCGGTGCCTGGGTCGACCGGATGCGGTTCCGCCGGGTGCTGATCCTCAACGACGTGGTGCGGTTCGCCGCGCTCGGGTCGATCCCGCTGTTCCGGCTGTTCGGGATCCTGACGATCGGGCAGTTGTACGTCGTCGCCCTCGTCGTCAGCGTCAGCACGGTGTTCTTCGACGTGGCGTACCAGTCCTACCTGCCCGAGCTCGTCGATCGCGACGCGTTGGTCGAGGGCAACGCCAAGCTGCAGGCGAGCGAATCGGTGTCCCAGGTCGCCGCGCCGGCCGTCGGCGGCGTACTCATCCAGGCCCTCACCGCGCCGTACGCCGTGCTGTTGGACGCGATCAGCTTCCTCTGGTCGGCGTCGTGGGTGACCGCGATCAAGGCTCGCGTGCCCAAACCCGAACGCAAACCCGACCGGCACCTCGGCCGGGAGATCGCCGAGGGACTCAGGTTCGTGACCGGCAACCGGATGCTGCGATCGATCGCCATGTGCACCGGATCGGGGAACTTCTTCAACTCGATGATCGGCGCGGTGATCTTCGTGCTGCTGGCGCGCGACCTGCACCTGTCCGCGGGCGTGATCGGGCTGCTCACCTCGCTGTCCGCGATCGGCGGCCTAGTCGGGTCTTTGATCGCCGCCCGGTTCGCCCGGTGGGTCGGCCAGGGGCCGGCGATCTGGATCGCGGCGCTCGCCTTCGCGCCCGGCGCGTTCGCCGCGCCGTTCCTGCACCGGAACTGGACGCTGGCACTGTTCGCCGCCGGATCGCTGCTCACCTGGATCGCCAACGTCGTCTACAACATCACCCAGGTCAGCTTCCGGCAGGCGCTGTGCCCGCCGGAGCTGCTCGGCCGGATGAACGCCAGCATGCGCTTCCTGGTGTGGGGGACGATGCCGTTCGGTGCGTTCCTCGGCGGCATCCTGGGCTCGTCCATCGGGGTGCGTGACACCTTGCTGATCGGCGCGATCGGCGGCTGCTTCGCCTTCGTGCCGGTGCTCTTGTCGCCGCTGCGCACGATGCACGAACTGCCGAAGTACGTCTCAGATGCTGAGACGGCTGACCCACTGGTTGAGAGTGGTGCCTGA
- a CDS encoding MFS transporter translates to MTDAATADAPRRRGGLWHHLDFRRLWIGDTVSQFGTMISQLALPLVAINTLHASVFEVGLLTTFETLAFLLIGLPAGAWVDRMRHRRVLIVGDVVRALALGSLPLAALVDALTIGQLYVVALTVGVATVFFDVAYQSYLPELVSRTELVEGNAKLQASQSVAQVAGPSAGGALIQALTAPGAVFLDALSFLWSAAWLTRIRTRSVKPARKPDRHLGREIATGLKFVAGNRLLRSIAMCTGTSNLFNSIGAAVYLVLLARELDLSAGIIGLITSTAAIGGLIGSLLAGRVARRLGQGPAIWIPVALTAPAWFIVPFVHRDWTLALLAVGQIAFWGGVVVYNITQVSFRQGLCPPELLGRMNATMRFFVWGTMPLGGLIGAVLGAWLGTRETLFIAAVGMSLAFLPVFLSPLRTLRELPSYAEPPAEQHAPA, encoded by the coding sequence GTGACCGACGCAGCGACCGCCGACGCCCCCCGCCGGCGCGGCGGGCTCTGGCACCACCTGGACTTCCGCCGGCTCTGGATCGGCGACACGGTGAGCCAGTTCGGCACCATGATCAGCCAGCTGGCACTGCCACTGGTCGCCATCAATACCTTGCACGCCAGCGTGTTCGAGGTCGGCCTGTTGACCACCTTCGAGACGCTCGCCTTCTTGCTGATCGGGCTGCCCGCCGGTGCCTGGGTGGACCGGATGCGGCACCGTCGCGTGCTCATCGTCGGCGACGTCGTCCGCGCGCTCGCCCTCGGCTCGTTGCCGCTCGCCGCGCTGGTCGACGCGCTGACGATCGGTCAGCTGTACGTCGTCGCGCTCACCGTGGGCGTCGCGACCGTGTTCTTCGACGTCGCCTACCAGTCCTACCTGCCCGAGCTGGTCAGCCGGACCGAGCTGGTCGAGGGCAACGCCAAGTTGCAGGCCAGCCAGTCGGTGGCGCAGGTGGCCGGGCCGTCCGCGGGTGGTGCGCTGATCCAGGCGCTGACCGCGCCGGGCGCGGTGTTCCTGGATGCGCTCAGCTTCCTGTGGTCGGCCGCCTGGCTGACCCGCATCCGCACGCGATCGGTCAAACCCGCCCGCAAGCCGGACCGGCACCTGGGCCGCGAGATCGCGACCGGCCTGAAGTTCGTCGCGGGCAACCGCCTGCTGCGCTCGATCGCGATGTGCACCGGGACGTCCAACCTGTTCAACTCGATCGGCGCGGCGGTGTACCTCGTGCTGCTCGCCCGCGAGCTGGACCTGTCCGCCGGCATCATCGGCCTGATCACCTCGACGGCCGCGATCGGCGGCCTGATCGGCTCGCTGCTCGCCGGGCGGGTGGCGCGCCGGCTCGGCCAGGGGCCGGCGATCTGGATCCCGGTCGCGCTCACCGCGCCTGCCTGGTTCATCGTGCCGTTCGTCCACCGTGACTGGACGCTGGCGCTGCTCGCGGTCGGGCAGATCGCGTTCTGGGGCGGCGTGGTCGTCTACAACATCACCCAGGTCAGCTTCCGGCAGGGCCTGTGCCCACCGGAGCTGCTCGGCCGGATGAACGCGACGATGCGGTTCTTCGTCTGGGGCACCATGCCCCTGGGCGGGCTGATCGGCGCCGTGCTGGGCGCCTGGCTGGGCACCCGCGAGACCCTGTTCATCGCCGCGGTCGGGATGAGCCTGGCCTTCCTGCCGGTCTTCCTCTCGCCGCTGCGGACCCTGCGCGAGCTGCCGAGTTACGCCGAGCCGCCGGCCGAACAGCATGCGCCGGCCTAA
- a CDS encoding ArsR/SmtB family transcription factor gives MAERRLATDQEMRALASTLRLRILRVCREPRTNREIAASVDRDPATTLHHVRRLVDTGFLAPQPVRRGSRGSREIPYLATGKSWQLSSPGAGRLLLEVFLDEVALIPATELDTSRLGLRLPPAQMDEFRERLQALLDEYADRPDDPDAPPWSVFLAIHPDPNRP, from the coding sequence ATGGCAGAACGCCGGCTCGCCACGGACCAGGAGATGCGCGCCCTCGCTTCCACGCTGCGGCTACGGATCCTGCGGGTGTGCCGCGAGCCACGCACCAACCGGGAGATCGCCGCGTCCGTCGACCGCGACCCGGCGACCACGCTGCACCACGTTCGCCGCCTCGTGGACACCGGCTTTCTGGCCCCCCAACCGGTCCGCCGCGGCAGCCGCGGTTCTCGCGAGATCCCCTACCTCGCGACCGGAAAGTCGTGGCAGCTCAGCTCTCCCGGCGCCGGCCGGCTGCTGCTCGAGGTGTTCCTGGACGAGGTTGCGCTGATCCCGGCCACCGAGCTCGACACGTCCCGCCTCGGGTTGCGCCTGCCGCCCGCGCAGATGGACGAGTTCCGCGAGCGGTTGCAGGCGCTGCTGGACGAGTATGCCGACCGGCCCGACGACCCCGACGCGCCGCCGTGGTCGGTGTTCCTGGCGATCCACCCGGACCCGAACCGCCCCTGA